A window of Christiangramia forsetii KT0803 contains these coding sequences:
- the cobA gene encoding uroporphyrinogen-III C-methyltransferase has translation MYNSPKLTVVGAGPGDPELITVKALNTLKSANVVLYDALINRELLEYAPQAEHIFVGKRKDKHRFPQDGINELIVKYALERGHVVRLKGGDPFIFGRGSEEINYARRHGLETAVVSGITSSIAVPANVGIPLTQRGTSESFWVITGTTSQRKLSNDVRLAAQSTATVVILMGMGKLKGIVEVFKGFGKENIPVGIIQNGTTINEKSGFGTIKNIEKVVSEKQLGAPAIIVIGEVVREANALQAVYKNVENLPKQSKFVKIGAA, from the coding sequence ATGTATAATTCACCAAAATTAACCGTAGTTGGAGCAGGACCCGGGGATCCGGAATTGATCACCGTCAAGGCTTTAAATACCTTAAAGTCTGCTAATGTGGTTCTTTATGATGCCCTTATCAATCGGGAATTACTGGAATATGCGCCACAGGCGGAACATATTTTTGTGGGAAAGCGAAAGGATAAGCATCGTTTTCCGCAGGATGGGATCAACGAACTTATTGTGAAATATGCTCTGGAACGTGGTCATGTAGTAAGGCTGAAGGGTGGTGATCCATTTATCTTCGGAAGAGGTTCAGAAGAAATTAATTACGCCAGAAGGCATGGACTGGAAACAGCGGTAGTTTCAGGAATTACATCTTCGATCGCCGTTCCTGCCAATGTGGGAATTCCGTTGACCCAAAGAGGGACTTCTGAAAGTTTCTGGGTGATTACCGGAACAACTTCCCAGAGAAAGTTATCCAATGATGTTCGGCTGGCGGCGCAATCAACAGCAACTGTCGTGATCCTGATGGGAATGGGAAAACTGAAGGGAATCGTGGAGGTTTTCAAAGGCTTCGGAAAAGAGAATATTCCGGTTGGAATTATTCAGAATGGAACTACGATTAACGAGAAATCTGGTTTTGGTACGATAAAAAATATTGAAAAAGTGGTTTCCGAAAAACAACTGGGAGCACCTGCGATCATTGTAATTGGCGAAGTGGTGAGAGAAGCGAATGCTTTACAGGCAGTATATAAGAATGTAGAAAACCTTCCGAAGCAATCGAAATTTGTCAAAATAGGAGCTGCTTAA
- a CDS encoding homocysteine S-methyltransferase family protein, with the protein MSKIEELLSQKILILDGAMGTMLQEYKFSEEDFRGKRFADWPVSLQGNNDLLSITQPEAIATIHRKYFDAGADIVETNTFSGTTIAMADYKMEDLVYELNYESARIAKKVAEEVTAENPSKPRFVAGAIGPTNKTASMSPDVNDPGYRAISFDELRKAYKQQAKALIDGGADILLVETVFDTLNAKAALFAIDELKEELGITIPVMISGTITDASGRTLSGQTAEAFLISVSHIPLLSIGFNCALGAKQLTPHLEVLNRYANSGVSAYPNAGLPNAFGEYDQDAAEMASQIEEYLEKSLVNILGGCCGTTPKHIKAIAEVAKNYKPREINLQDHAELVSASQQSDHKI; encoded by the coding sequence ATGTCAAAAATTGAAGAGTTACTCTCACAAAAAATATTAATACTAGACGGTGCCATGGGGACCATGCTTCAGGAATATAAATTTTCTGAAGAGGATTTTCGTGGAAAACGTTTTGCAGACTGGCCGGTTTCCCTTCAGGGTAATAATGACCTTTTGTCTATTACCCAGCCTGAAGCAATTGCGACGATACATCGAAAATATTTTGATGCCGGGGCAGATATTGTGGAAACTAATACCTTCTCTGGAACCACCATCGCCATGGCCGATTATAAGATGGAGGATCTGGTTTATGAACTCAATTATGAGTCGGCCAGAATTGCCAAAAAGGTAGCGGAAGAAGTTACTGCTGAAAACCCTTCAAAACCACGATTTGTAGCCGGAGCAATTGGTCCTACCAACAAAACGGCAAGTATGAGCCCAGATGTAAACGATCCAGGGTATCGGGCGATTTCATTTGATGAACTTAGAAAGGCCTATAAACAACAGGCAAAAGCATTGATTGATGGCGGAGCCGATATTTTACTGGTGGAAACCGTTTTTGATACCCTGAACGCAAAAGCAGCACTTTTCGCCATAGATGAACTTAAAGAAGAATTAGGGATTACTATTCCTGTTATGATCAGTGGTACAATTACCGATGCTTCGGGAAGAACACTTTCCGGCCAGACTGCGGAAGCTTTTTTAATTTCTGTTTCACATATTCCATTGTTGAGCATTGGATTTAATTGTGCATTGGGAGCCAAGCAACTTACACCGCACCTTGAAGTTTTAAACCGATATGCGAATTCGGGAGTTTCGGCTTATCCAAATGCAGGTTTGCCAAATGCTTTTGGAGAATACGATCAGGATGCAGCGGAAATGGCTTCCCAGATCGAAGAATATCTCGAAAAAAGCCTGGTGAATATTCTTGGCGGTTGCTGCGGAACCACTCCCAAACATATTAAAGCAATTGCTGAAGTAGCTAAAAACTACAAGCCTCGTGAAATTAATCTTCAAGATCATGCTGAACTTGTTTCAGCATCTCAACAATCTGATCATAAAATTTAA
- a CDS encoding precorrin-2 dehydrogenase/sirohydrochlorin ferrochelatase family protein produces the protein MEERNELYPVFLKVNHLNILVVGGGNVGHEKLHFLFKSSPNAKVEIVAKWFLPETEELAKKHGAKLIKGRYKKKYLKKKHFVIAATNDAKLNKKVYQHAKKKYLLANIADTPELCDFYMGGIVNKGHVKIAISTNGKSPTTAKRLRQFFEEVIPENVNEMVENLNEYRKSIKGDFEAKVDQMNTITESLIVKKEKND, from the coding sequence ATGGAAGAAAGAAACGAATTATATCCGGTCTTCTTGAAAGTGAATCATCTTAACATTTTGGTTGTTGGTGGAGGAAACGTAGGTCATGAGAAATTACATTTTCTTTTTAAATCCAGTCCGAACGCCAAAGTTGAAATAGTTGCAAAATGGTTTTTACCCGAAACAGAAGAGCTTGCAAAAAAGCATGGAGCGAAACTTATAAAAGGCAGATATAAAAAGAAATATCTGAAAAAGAAACATTTTGTGATCGCAGCTACCAACGATGCAAAACTGAATAAAAAAGTTTATCAGCATGCTAAAAAGAAATATTTACTAGCCAATATCGCTGATACACCGGAATTATGTGATTTCTATATGGGTGGAATTGTAAATAAGGGGCATGTGAAAATTGCCATTTCCACCAATGGAAAATCACCAACCACTGCAAAACGATTACGACAATTCTTTGAAGAAGTGATTCCGGAGAATGTAAATGAGATGGTTGAAAATTTAAATGAATACCGAAAATCCATAAAAGGTGATTTTGAAGCCAAGGTGGACCAAATGAATACAATAACAGAATCCTTAATCGTAAAAAAAGAGAAAAATGATTAA
- a CDS encoding NAD(P)/FAD-dependent oxidoreductase codes for MIKTDILIIGAGPTGLFTVFEAGLLKLKTHLIDALPQPGGQCSEIYPKKPIYDIPAFPEILAGDLVSNLMEQIRPFKPGFTLGERAETLEKLDDGSFIVTTNKGTQHHAPVVAIAGGLGSFEPRKPPIPNIADFEDKGVSYFIKDPEVYRDKKVVIAGGGDSALDWAIYLADVASEVALVHRRAEFRGALDSVERVSELAKLGRIEMITNAEVVGLRGEDNLEQVVIRHKDKARGEEFRDVDDFIPLFGLSPKLGPIGSWGLEIERNAIKVDNSYDYQTNIPGVYAIGDVNTYKGKLKLILSGFHEAAIMCQSAYQRIYPDKKYVLKYTTVGGVEGFDGTKKEAKKEVVQSIGV; via the coding sequence ATGATTAAAACAGACATCCTGATAATAGGAGCAGGACCAACTGGTTTGTTCACCGTTTTTGAAGCGGGACTCCTCAAGCTAAAAACACATTTAATAGATGCTTTGCCGCAACCCGGTGGGCAGTGTTCAGAAATATATCCAAAGAAGCCAATCTATGATATTCCGGCTTTTCCGGAAATTCTTGCCGGTGACCTGGTAAGCAATTTAATGGAACAGATTAGACCTTTTAAGCCTGGATTCACGTTGGGTGAACGTGCAGAGACTTTGGAAAAACTTGATGACGGCAGCTTTATCGTCACCACCAACAAGGGAACTCAACATCATGCCCCGGTGGTTGCAATCGCCGGCGGTTTAGGATCTTTTGAGCCTAGAAAACCACCTATACCTAATATTGCTGATTTTGAAGATAAAGGAGTTTCCTATTTCATTAAAGATCCTGAAGTATATCGCGATAAAAAAGTGGTCATCGCAGGAGGTGGAGATTCGGCACTGGACTGGGCAATTTATCTTGCAGATGTAGCTTCTGAAGTTGCACTGGTGCACAGAAGAGCAGAATTTCGAGGTGCGCTGGATTCTGTAGAAAGAGTGTCAGAACTGGCAAAACTTGGCAGGATCGAGATGATCACGAACGCTGAGGTTGTTGGATTAAGAGGAGAAGATAATTTAGAGCAAGTAGTGATTCGTCATAAAGACAAGGCTCGTGGAGAAGAGTTCAGGGATGTGGACGATTTTATTCCATTATTCGGACTTTCTCCAAAACTGGGGCCTATTGGCAGCTGGGGCTTGGAAATTGAAAGAAACGCGATTAAGGTCGACAATTCGTATGATTATCAAACCAATATCCCCGGAGTTTATGCAATTGGTGACGTGAACACCTATAAGGGTAAGTTGAAATTGATTCTTTCCGGATTTCATGAAGCCGCAATCATGTGCCAGAGTGCATATCAGCGAATATACCCGGATAAGAAATATGTATTAAAATACACCACCGTTGGAGGTGTGGAAGGATTTGATGGAACAAAAAAAGAAGCGAAAAAAGAAGTAGTGCAAAGTATAGGAGTGTAA
- a CDS encoding HEPN domain-containing protein translates to MQSFRTEIENPVVEKDIIDLEKKIRLFREGKADEEKFRSLRLARGVYGQRQAGVQMVRIKLPFGKVTSEQLHRIANVSDEYSKGRLHITTRQDIQIHYVSLDRTPELWAQLEKDDVTLREACGNTVRNITASPTAGIDPKEPFDVSPYADAAFKFFLRNPICQEMGRKFKMSFSSSEEDTALSYIHDLGFIAKLKDGKRGFKVMLGGGLGSQPRHADELYDFLPAEEIIPLTEGVLRVFDRHGERAKRLKARMKFLVKDIGKEAFMELVEEEKTALSQKQPEFEIEKFEAAPPLQDVEVPAVEIENQKDFETWKNTNVFAQKQEGLFAVGIRVPLGDFYTGGAREVADLVKKYAGNEIRLTLRQDILIRHIREEFLPFFYAELKKLGYAETGYNKTVDITACPGTDTCNLGIASSTGIADVLEDVLKEEYPQFINGKDITIKISGCMNACGQHNMAEIGFQGMSIKVGKTVAPALQVLLGGGTLGDGQGRFADKVVKVPSKRGPEALRVLLNDFEANSETDEKFAEYYDRKEKTYFYDLLKDLADTSNLSENDFVDWGHESPYIKAVGVGECAGVVIDLIATLLFESEEKIDNAKSALERKDWADSIYHSYTSIVNSAKALLIAEDVKTNTQAGIIAQFDELFVETGKIELATSFKEFVYQLNENEPSEAFANKYLEDAHLFLKRVDAFRTKEVQNV, encoded by the coding sequence ATGCAAAGTTTTAGAACCGAAATCGAAAATCCCGTTGTTGAAAAAGACATCATCGATTTAGAGAAAAAGATCAGACTTTTCCGTGAGGGAAAAGCCGATGAGGAGAAATTCCGAAGCCTGCGCCTGGCACGTGGGGTTTACGGACAGAGGCAGGCCGGCGTTCAGATGGTTCGAATAAAACTGCCGTTTGGGAAAGTAACTTCAGAACAGCTGCATAGAATTGCGAATGTTTCTGATGAATATTCCAAAGGCCGTCTGCATATTACTACCCGTCAGGATATCCAGATCCATTATGTGAGCCTGGATAGAACTCCTGAACTTTGGGCTCAACTTGAAAAAGATGATGTTACCCTTCGTGAAGCCTGCGGGAATACCGTTAGAAATATTACCGCTTCCCCAACCGCGGGGATCGATCCAAAAGAGCCGTTTGATGTGTCGCCTTATGCAGATGCAGCATTTAAGTTCTTTCTTCGGAACCCGATTTGCCAGGAAATGGGGCGAAAATTCAAGATGTCCTTTTCTTCTTCTGAAGAGGATACCGCGCTAAGTTATATTCATGATCTTGGGTTTATCGCTAAACTGAAGGATGGAAAACGAGGATTTAAAGTTATGTTGGGCGGCGGACTCGGTTCTCAACCACGTCATGCAGATGAACTGTACGATTTTCTTCCTGCGGAAGAGATTATTCCATTAACTGAAGGAGTACTTCGGGTTTTTGATCGTCACGGTGAACGTGCTAAAAGATTGAAAGCGAGAATGAAATTTCTGGTCAAAGATATCGGGAAAGAAGCTTTTATGGAGTTAGTGGAAGAAGAGAAAACAGCACTTTCTCAAAAACAGCCAGAATTCGAGATAGAAAAATTTGAAGCTGCTCCGCCATTACAGGATGTTGAAGTCCCTGCAGTAGAAATTGAGAACCAAAAAGATTTTGAAACCTGGAAGAATACAAATGTATTTGCACAAAAGCAGGAAGGATTATTCGCTGTTGGAATTCGCGTTCCGCTAGGTGATTTTTATACCGGGGGAGCAAGGGAGGTGGCAGATTTGGTGAAGAAATATGCCGGAAATGAGATCAGGTTAACGCTAAGACAGGATATTTTAATTCGTCATATACGTGAAGAATTCCTGCCTTTCTTTTATGCTGAATTAAAAAAACTGGGCTATGCCGAAACCGGATATAACAAAACCGTAGATATAACTGCCTGCCCGGGAACCGATACCTGTAATCTTGGGATCGCAAGTAGTACCGGAATTGCCGATGTACTGGAAGATGTTCTAAAAGAGGAATATCCACAATTTATAAACGGCAAGGATATAACGATAAAGATCAGCGGATGTATGAATGCCTGCGGCCAGCATAATATGGCTGAAATTGGCTTCCAGGGAATGTCTATTAAAGTTGGGAAAACAGTTGCTCCCGCATTGCAGGTATTACTTGGCGGAGGAACTTTAGGAGACGGTCAGGGAAGATTTGCCGATAAAGTGGTGAAGGTTCCCAGTAAACGTGGGCCTGAGGCTTTAAGAGTCTTATTGAATGACTTTGAAGCAAATTCAGAAACCGATGAAAAGTTCGCTGAATATTACGACCGGAAAGAGAAAACCTATTTCTACGATCTATTGAAAGACCTGGCCGATACTTCCAATCTTTCTGAAAATGATTTTGTGGATTGGGGACACGAGTCACCTTATATCAAAGCAGTTGGTGTGGGTGAGTGTGCCGGAGTGGTAATAGATTTGATCGCAACACTGCTTTTTGAAAGTGAAGAAAAGATAGACAATGCGAAATCTGCATTGGAAAGAAAAGATTGGGCAGATAGTATTTACCATTCTTATACATCCATTGTAAACTCAGCCAAGGCACTGCTAATTGCTGAAGATGTGAAAACGAATACACAGGCCGGGATCATTGCCCAGTTTGATGAACTGTTTGTGGAAACTGGAAAGATAGAATTAGCGACTTCTTTCAAAGAATTCGTTTATCAGTTAAATGAAAATGAGCCAAGTGAGGCTTTTGCAAATAAATATTTAGAGGACGCGCATTTATTCCTTAAAAGAGTAGATGCATTTAGAACAAAGGAGGTACAAAATGTATAA
- a CDS encoding OsmC family protein — protein MKISLKRINDNYLFETVNERGNIVLLDNKSDAEPKGSSPMDLILRGIAGCSSIDVVMILKKQQHELEDLQVEVEGFREDGAIPNVFNKIHLNFIFKGEVPAAKVERAVKLSMDKYCSVSKMLEKAATISYSIELNSEKIL, from the coding sequence ATGAAGATCAGCTTAAAAAGAATCAACGATAATTATCTATTTGAAACTGTAAATGAGCGTGGCAATATTGTGCTTCTGGACAATAAATCTGATGCAGAACCAAAAGGCTCAAGCCCGATGGATCTTATTCTTCGTGGAATTGCCGGTTGTAGCAGTATAGACGTTGTTATGATTTTGAAAAAGCAACAGCATGAGCTGGAAGATCTTCAGGTAGAGGTTGAAGGCTTTCGTGAAGATGGCGCTATTCCCAATGTATTCAATAAAATTCATTTGAATTTTATTTTCAAAGGAGAAGTTCCGGCAGCTAAGGTTGAAAGGGCAGTAAAATTATCGATGGATAAATATTGTTCGGTTTCTAAAATGCTGGAAAAGGCAGCCACGATCAGTTATTCTATTGAGTTAAATTCAGAAAAGATTTTATAG
- the metF gene encoding methylenetetrahydrofolate reductase [NAD(P)H] — translation MKVTEHIEKANGKTLFSFEIIPPKKGKNIQELYDNIDPLMDFKPPFIDVTTSREEHLYVDRDGLFDRKITRMRPGTVGICAAIKHKYNVDTVPHVLCGGFSREETEYLLVDCHYLGIENVMALRGDAMSHQRYFEPSNGGHPYACDLVKQITNLNKGKYLHDVIEADDLADFCIGVAGYPEKHIEAPSLNSDLKRLKEKVDAGADYVVTQMFFDNSKYFEFVEEAKKAGINVPIIPGIKPIAISRHLQLLPQVFKIDLPESLILEVEKCKTNKEVRQVGVEWCIQQSKELMEGGAPVLHFYSMGKSSNIEQIANAVF, via the coding sequence ATGAAAGTTACCGAACATATTGAAAAAGCAAATGGGAAAACATTGTTTTCGTTTGAAATAATTCCGCCGAAGAAAGGGAAGAATATTCAGGAACTCTATGATAATATAGATCCGCTAATGGATTTTAAACCTCCGTTTATTGATGTGACGACTTCACGGGAGGAACATTTGTATGTAGATCGCGACGGACTTTTTGATAGAAAAATCACTCGTATGCGGCCGGGAACTGTTGGGATTTGTGCGGCGATCAAACATAAATACAATGTAGATACGGTGCCGCATGTTCTTTGTGGCGGATTTTCGAGGGAAGAAACAGAATATTTGCTGGTAGACTGTCATTATTTGGGAATTGAAAATGTAATGGCCCTGCGTGGAGATGCGATGAGCCACCAAAGATATTTTGAGCCTTCTAATGGAGGTCATCCGTATGCCTGCGATTTGGTAAAGCAAATTACCAACCTGAATAAAGGAAAATATTTGCATGATGTGATAGAAGCAGATGATTTGGCCGATTTCTGCATTGGTGTTGCCGGTTATCCCGAAAAGCATATTGAAGCTCCTTCCCTAAATTCAGATCTTAAAAGATTGAAGGAGAAAGTAGACGCAGGAGCAGATTATGTTGTTACCCAGATGTTCTTTGATAATTCTAAATATTTTGAATTTGTTGAGGAGGCTAAAAAAGCGGGAATTAATGTGCCTATTATTCCGGGAATTAAACCCATTGCGATTTCCAGACATTTGCAGTTGTTGCCACAGGTTTTTAAGATCGACCTTCCGGAATCCCTGATCTTAGAAGTTGAAAAATGTAAAACCAATAAAGAAGTAAGGCAGGTGGGAGTTGAATGGTGTATTCAACAATCTAAAGAATTAATGGAAGGCGGCGCTCCGGTTCTACACTTTTATTCTATGGGAAAAAGCAGCAATATTGAGCAAATAGCCAACGCGGTATTTTAA
- a CDS encoding vitamin B12 dependent-methionine synthase activation domain-containing protein, with amino-acid sequence MSTASTNSINKTNQSPSGRPGGARPLKLSGLEPLVITPESNFINVGERTNVAGSKKFLRLIKEEKFDEALAVAREQVDNGAQIIDINMDDGLIEGKEAMVKFLNLVVAEPDIARVPIMIDSSKWEIIEAGLQVVQGKCVVNSISLKEGEEEFITHAKKIKRYGAAVIVMAFDEVGQADNYERRIEIAKRSYDILVNKVNFPPEDIIFDLNIFPVGTGMDEHRRNAIDFIEGTRWVKENLAHCSVSGGVSNVSFSFRGNNPVREAMHSVFLYHAIKAGMNIGIVNPSMLEVYDEIPKDLLEHVEDVIFDRRDDATERLLNFAENVVGRKKENKVDLSWREKPLQDRITHALVKGIDAYILEDIEQARLEAERPLDVIEGPLMIGMNVVGDLFGSGKMFLPQVVKSARVMKKAVAYLLPYIEEAKKAPQPPKGEQYWKTANPALYNKTKEFARKMRYEKSTKAETKLWEAFSGKKLEGFKFRRQHIIGSYIADFVCLKEKLVIEVDGLIHQLPDHKLSDEARTAWLKEQGFRVVRFTNSQVLEDLDSVLDKTLSALKKAPPSGAGGAGKVLMATVKGDVHDIGKNIVAVVLGCNNYEIIDLGVMVPPEKIIETAKAENVDVIGLSGLITPSLDEMVFLAKEMQRQNFEVPLLIGGATTSKAHTAVKIDPQYHFAVAHVNDASRAVTVVGQLLKESTREKYKSDLKIEYDKFRLNFKKRSKVKSYLKLPEARRNKFKINWESTNITKPNQLGTQIIEDFDLEKLEEYIDWSPFFRSWDLHGRYPDILKDEKVGEQAQSLFDDAKALLERIFKEKLLKAKATFGLFEANTINNDDIEVSYEEASEKKKIVFRTLRQQLKKYAEKPNFALSDFIAPKESGIQDYMGCFCVTTGFGTAELAAEFEKDLDDYNSIMIKALADRLAEAFAEYLHKEVRTKHWGYASDENLSNEELIKESYKGIRPAPGYPACPDHLEKLTIWELLKVDEKIGVELTESLAMWPAASVSGYYFANPEARYFGLGKIKEDQVKDFAERKGIEYKKAEKWLNPNIAD; translated from the coding sequence ATGAGTACAGCAAGTACAAATTCGATAAATAAAACTAACCAGTCCCCATCGGGGAGGCCGGGAGGGGCCAGACCGTTAAAATTATCGGGACTGGAACCACTGGTGATCACACCGGAGAGTAATTTTATAAATGTTGGGGAACGAACCAATGTGGCTGGTTCTAAAAAATTCCTTCGGCTTATTAAAGAAGAAAAATTTGATGAAGCACTGGCTGTCGCCCGGGAACAGGTGGATAACGGGGCACAGATCATTGATATCAATATGGACGATGGCCTCATTGAGGGGAAGGAAGCTATGGTGAAATTCCTGAATCTGGTCGTAGCTGAACCTGATATTGCCCGTGTCCCTATTATGATAGATAGCTCAAAGTGGGAAATTATTGAGGCCGGCTTGCAGGTGGTACAGGGAAAGTGTGTAGTGAATTCGATTAGCCTCAAAGAAGGTGAGGAAGAATTTATTACCCACGCTAAGAAGATCAAGCGTTATGGTGCAGCTGTAATTGTAATGGCTTTTGATGAGGTTGGACAGGCTGATAATTATGAACGCCGAATTGAAATTGCCAAACGCTCTTATGATATATTGGTGAATAAAGTAAACTTTCCGCCGGAAGACATTATTTTCGATCTGAATATATTTCCAGTGGGAACCGGGATGGATGAGCATAGAAGAAATGCGATCGATTTTATTGAAGGAACCCGATGGGTAAAAGAAAACCTTGCACATTGCAGCGTGAGTGGTGGGGTAAGCAATGTTTCCTTTTCTTTCCGCGGAAACAATCCTGTTCGTGAAGCAATGCATTCTGTTTTTCTGTATCACGCGATAAAAGCAGGAATGAATATAGGTATTGTAAACCCTTCCATGCTGGAAGTTTATGATGAGATCCCCAAAGATCTGCTGGAACATGTGGAAGATGTGATCTTTGATAGACGAGATGATGCCACGGAAAGACTGCTGAATTTTGCCGAAAATGTAGTCGGAAGAAAAAAGGAAAACAAAGTAGATCTTTCCTGGAGGGAAAAACCCCTTCAGGACAGGATTACCCATGCGTTGGTGAAAGGAATTGACGCCTATATTTTAGAAGATATTGAACAGGCCAGGTTGGAAGCTGAGAGGCCCCTGGACGTTATCGAAGGCCCGTTGATGATTGGGATGAATGTGGTAGGCGATCTCTTTGGAAGCGGAAAAATGTTCCTTCCGCAAGTGGTGAAGTCGGCGCGGGTTATGAAAAAGGCGGTAGCTTATTTATTACCTTATATAGAAGAGGCAAAAAAGGCCCCCCAACCCCCAAAAGGGGAGCAGTATTGGAAAACTGCCAATCCGGCGTTATACAATAAAACGAAAGAATTCGCCCGAAAAATGCGCTACGAAAAATCTACAAAAGCAGAGACTAAATTATGGGAGGCTTTTAGCGGAAAAAAGCTTGAAGGATTTAAATTTAGGAGGCAACATATTATAGGAAGCTATATTGCAGATTTCGTTTGTCTAAAAGAAAAATTGGTAATAGAGGTAGATGGTTTAATACATCAACTGCCAGATCATAAATTGAGTGATGAAGCACGGACAGCTTGGTTAAAGGAGCAGGGATTCAGAGTGGTCAGATTTACAAATAGCCAGGTTCTCGAAGATTTAGATTCCGTATTGGATAAAACTTTGAGTGCTTTAAAAAAAGCACCCCCTTCGGGGGCGGGGGGGGCTGGAAAAGTTCTGATGGCAACCGTAAAGGGTGACGTACATGATATTGGTAAAAATATCGTGGCGGTAGTTCTCGGATGCAATAATTATGAGATCATTGATTTAGGAGTAATGGTTCCCCCGGAAAAGATCATTGAAACTGCAAAAGCTGAAAATGTAGATGTAATTGGACTTAGCGGATTAATTACGCCATCGCTGGATGAAATGGTTTTTCTGGCTAAGGAAATGCAGCGACAAAATTTTGAGGTTCCTTTATTGATTGGGGGTGCTACCACTTCTAAAGCTCATACTGCCGTTAAGATAGATCCTCAATATCATTTCGCGGTTGCGCATGTGAATGATGCTTCGCGCGCTGTGACTGTTGTGGGGCAGTTATTAAAGGAAAGTACCCGCGAAAAATATAAAAGCGATCTCAAGATTGAATATGATAAATTCCGACTGAATTTTAAGAAACGAAGTAAAGTAAAAAGCTATTTAAAACTACCGGAAGCACGACGTAATAAATTTAAGATCAACTGGGAATCTACGAATATCACCAAACCGAATCAATTGGGAACCCAGATAATTGAAGATTTTGACCTAGAGAAACTGGAAGAATATATAGACTGGTCACCGTTTTTTAGAAGCTGGGATTTGCATGGCCGTTATCCCGATATTCTGAAAGACGAAAAAGTAGGTGAGCAGGCGCAAAGCTTATTTGACGATGCAAAAGCCTTACTGGAAAGGATTTTCAAAGAAAAATTGTTGAAGGCTAAAGCGACCTTCGGTCTTTTTGAAGCTAATACTATAAATAACGATGATATAGAAGTGAGCTACGAAGAAGCTTCTGAAAAGAAAAAGATTGTCTTTAGAACACTTCGGCAGCAATTAAAGAAGTATGCCGAAAAGCCAAATTTCGCGCTTTCAGATTTTATCGCTCCAAAAGAAAGCGGAATTCAGGATTATATGGGTTGTTTTTGCGTCACTACCGGTTTTGGAACTGCTGAACTTGCCGCAGAATTTGAAAAAGACCTTGATGATTATAATTCTATTATGATAAAGGCGCTGGCCGATCGCTTAGCGGAGGCTTTTGCGGAATATCTGCATAAAGAAGTGAGAACAAAGCATTGGGGGTATGCTTCTGATGAAAATTTGAGCAATGAAGAGTTAATAAAGGAATCGTATAAAGGGATTCGTCCGGCACCGGGTTATCCCGCCTGTCCCGATCATTTGGAGAAATTGACGATTTGGGAACTTTTAAAAGTTGATGAAAAAATAGGAGTGGAACTTACCGAAAGTCTGGCGATGTGGCCGGCGGCAAGTGTGAGCGGATATTATTTTGCGAATCCTGAAGCGAGGTATTTTGGTCTTGGAAAAATAAAAGAAGACCAGGTAAAAGATTTTGCTGAAAGAAAAGGAATTGAATATAAAAAAGCCGAGAAATGGCTGAATCCGAATATCGCGGATTAG